A window from Drosophila willistoni isolate 14030-0811.24 chromosome XR unlocalized genomic scaffold, UCI_dwil_1.1 Seg143, whole genome shotgun sequence encodes these proteins:
- the LOC6645544 gene encoding general transcription factor IIE subunit 1, with protein MSSTSAAASSAAAGSNSKTEVRYVTEVPSSLKQLARLVVRGFYSLEDALIIDMLVRNPCMKEDDIGELLRFEKKQLRARITTLRTDKFIQIRLKMETGPDGKAQKVNYYFINYKTFVNVVKYKLDLMRKRMETEERDATSRASFKCSMCSKTFTDLEADQLFDMATCEFRCTYCNSSVEEDSAAMPKKDSRLMLAHFNEQLQPLYDLLREVEGIKLAPEVLEPEPVDIDTIRGIAKPNPMRPDGLAWSGEATRNQGFAVEETRVDVTIGDDDGSDAVVQRKSRPIWMTESTVITDTPDGEADSLAPSASGAGGQRNRKENEDIMSVLLQHEKQPGQKEPHMKGMRPSGSSDANSSDDEKEISNAKKPDLDSEDDNYINSDSGDDGDDVPTVLVAGRPQPLDQIDDKLIAQMTPQEKENYIHVYQQHYSHIYD; from the exons ATGTCATCCACATCGGCTGCGGCATCCAGTGCAGCAGCCGGCTCGAACTCAAAGACAGAGGTTCGTTATGTGACCGAAGTGCCCAGCAGTCTGAAGCAATTGGCCCGCTTGGTGGTGCGTGGCTTCTACTCTTTGGAGGATGCCCTGATCATTGATATGCTGGTTCGCAATCCCTGCATGAAAGAGGATGACATCGGCGAATTACTGCGGTTTGAGAAGAAGCAATTGAGGGCGCGAATTACCACCCTGCGCACAGACAAATTCATCCAGATCCGACTGAAAATGGAAACGGGACCGGATGGCAAAGCACAGAAAGTGAATTACTATTTCATCAACTATAAGACCTTTGTTAATGTCGTGAAATACAAATTGGACTTGATGCGCAAGCGCATGGAGACAGAGGAAAGGGATGCAACCAGCCGGGCCAGCTTCAAGTGCTCCATGTGCTCAAAAACCTTTACGGATCTCGAGGCGGATCAGCTGTTTGACATGGCTACATGTGAGTTTcgttgcacatattgcaataGTTCGGTGGAAGAAGATAGTGCGGCTATGCCCAAGAAGGATTCGCGTCTCATGCTGGCACATTTCAATGAGCAGTTGCAGCCACTGTACGATCTTCTGCGAGAGGTAGAGGGCATTAAGCTAGCTCCGGAAGTACTCGAACCGGAACCTGTGGATATAGATACCATTCGAGGTATAGCTAAGCCGAATCCCATGCGTCCCGATGGGCTGGCTTGGTCGGGCGAGGCGACACGCAATCAAGGCTTTGCCGTCGAAGAGACACGGGTAGATGTCACCATTGGGGATGATGATGGGTCGGATGCAGTGGTTCAACGTAAATCTCGACCCATTTGGATGACAGAAAGTACTGTAATAACCGATACGCCAGACGGAGAAGCGGACAGCCTAGCACCTAGTGCATCTGGGGCTGGAGGTCAACGCAATCGCAAAGAGAATGAAGATATTATGTCGGTTCTGTTGCAACATGAAAAGCAACCGGGCCAAAAGGAACCTCATATGAAGGGCATGCGTCCGTCAGGGTCCTCGGACGCCAATTCAAGTGATGACGAAAAAGAAATTTCCAACGCCAAGAAGC CCGACTTGGATTCCGAGGATGATAATTACATCAACTCCGATTCAGgcgatgatggtgatgatgttCCCACGGTTTTAGTGGCTGGACGTCCACAGCCCTTGGATCAAATCGATGATAAACTAATTGCCCAAATGACCCCGCAAGAGAAGGAGAACTATATACATGTCTATCAGCAGCACTACAGCCACATCTATGATTGA